The following coding sequences lie in one Xanthomonas hyacinthi genomic window:
- a CDS encoding murein hydrolase activator EnvC family protein, with translation MPATVSAPLRPASPSAVRRRLPACRCAATRLLAATALLLIAALALAQNPREAERRLEKVRGELKSVAEERRQLEGKRGDAARQLRDADEKVATTGRSLAQTQQALRQHQQTLAELERKRDALRSGLVRQRAELAQLLRAAYAVGSNAPLKLLLAQDRVADANRLLAYHRYLQRERAQRIARLTQELQALQQVQREVAAKQQQLSAAQRQQQEQAAALQRDRKQRASLVSELDERYQDRSEREKALGQDAKALETLLANLRAAAARAEAERRAAAKRAAAEQAAQARAAAKNPARGGSKVPPKVVASAPALKVGGLGWPLSGDLIARYGGRLPDGRTSSGVLIAAPAGSTITAVADGTVVFSDWMTGYGMILIVDHGNGYMSLYAHNDTLLRDPGARVKRGDAVAKVGNSGGQGRPALYFELRRNGQPVDPSSWLQRR, from the coding sequence TTGCCCGCAACCGTTTCCGCTCCGTTGCGCCCCGCCTCGCCCAGCGCGGTGCGGCGGCGCCTGCCCGCCTGCCGGTGCGCGGCGACGCGGCTGCTGGCGGCGACGGCATTGCTGCTGATCGCGGCGCTGGCGCTGGCGCAGAACCCGCGCGAGGCCGAGCGCCGCCTGGAGAAGGTGCGCGGCGAACTGAAGAGCGTGGCCGAGGAGCGGCGCCAGCTGGAAGGCAAGCGCGGCGACGCCGCGCGGCAGTTGCGCGATGCCGACGAGAAGGTGGCCACGACCGGGCGCAGCCTGGCGCAGACCCAGCAGGCGCTGCGCCAGCATCAGCAGACCCTGGCCGAACTGGAGCGCAAGCGCGACGCGTTGCGCAGCGGCCTGGTGCGACAGCGCGCCGAACTGGCGCAGCTGCTGCGCGCGGCGTATGCGGTCGGCAGCAACGCGCCGCTGAAGCTGCTGCTGGCGCAGGATCGGGTGGCCGATGCCAACCGGCTGCTGGCCTATCACCGCTATCTGCAGCGCGAACGCGCGCAGCGCATCGCCAGGCTGACCCAAGAGCTGCAGGCGCTGCAGCAGGTGCAGCGCGAGGTGGCGGCAAAGCAGCAGCAGCTGAGCGCAGCGCAGCGCCAGCAGCAGGAACAGGCGGCGGCCTTGCAGCGCGACCGCAAGCAGCGCGCCAGCCTGGTGTCCGAACTGGACGAGCGCTACCAGGACCGCAGCGAGCGCGAGAAGGCACTGGGTCAGGACGCCAAGGCGCTGGAAACGCTGCTGGCCAATCTGCGCGCGGCGGCGGCGCGGGCCGAGGCCGAGCGCCGCGCGGCGGCCAAACGCGCCGCCGCCGAACAGGCCGCGCAGGCCAGGGCTGCGGCGAAGAATCCTGCGCGCGGCGGCAGCAAGGTGCCGCCGAAGGTGGTGGCGTCGGCACCGGCGCTGAAGGTTGGCGGCCTGGGCTGGCCGCTGTCCGGCGACCTGATCGCGCGCTATGGCGGCAGGCTGCCCGACGGGCGCACCAGCAGCGGCGTGCTGATCGCCGCGCCGGCCGGCAGCACGATCACCGCCGTGGCCGACGGCACGGTGGTGTTCTCCGACTGGATGACCGGTTACGGCATGATCCTGATCGTGGACCACGGCAACGGCTACATGAGCCTGTATGCCCACAACGACACGCTGTTGCGCGATCCCGGCGCGCGGGTCAAGCGCGGCGATGCGGTGGCCAAGGTCGGCAATTCCGGCGGCCAGGGGCGCCCGGCGCTGTATTTCGAGTTGCGCCGCAACGGCCAGCCGGTGGATCCGTCGTCGTGGCTGCAGCGCCGCTGA
- a CDS encoding M28 family metallopeptidase — protein MSRKLVLCLAAAAALTACKREAPAPDADAAPPAPVTAAAHAFSPEITPADFGELVKTLSSDAFEGRGPGTAGEEKTVAYIRDQMQRIGLQPGNGDSWFQDVAMTETTADPNTTLKLEQNGTPRELKFGTDMVIGTRTGQTEVKIDASDMVFVGYGVDAPEQKWNDYADQDWKGKTVVMFVNDPGFHTEDGALFEGKRMTYYGRWTYKFEEAARKGAVAALIVHDTPGASYGWDVVKNSWSGAQYDLPAKDDPEPRIPAQGWITAQTAKQLFADAGLDLDQAYKDASKRGFKPVPLKATLSVDLKSTISEKKSRNVVGVLPGGSRADEAVLYMAHWDHLGKHAGEAGDNIYNGAVDNATGVAGILEVADAFVHQQPRPERSVVFLAVTLEESGLLGSKYYVAHPTFPLNKIAGVINLDAMPVAGRAKDLVVNGFGSSELEDLLKPIAAAQGRVLHAESSPQSGFYFRSDHFNFAKAGVPALYIDGGEDLIDGGLDAGKRAFEDYGKHRYHTPADQYDPATWKLDGVMDDLQAIYGVGKELAAGDTWPNWYQDNPFRAARDSMMGDAKPATAAPGK, from the coding sequence ATGTCCCGCAAGCTTGTGCTGTGCCTGGCCGCCGCGGCCGCGCTGACCGCGTGCAAGCGCGAGGCGCCGGCGCCGGACGCCGATGCCGCGCCACCCGCTCCGGTGACTGCTGCGGCCCACGCCTTCTCTCCCGAGATCACGCCGGCCGACTTCGGCGAGTTGGTCAAGACCCTGTCCTCGGACGCGTTCGAAGGCCGCGGCCCCGGCACCGCGGGCGAGGAGAAAACCGTCGCCTACATCCGCGACCAGATGCAGCGCATCGGCCTGCAGCCGGGCAACGGCGACAGCTGGTTCCAGGACGTGGCGATGACCGAGACCACGGCCGATCCGAACACCACGCTGAAGCTGGAACAGAACGGCACGCCGCGCGAACTGAAGTTCGGCACCGACATGGTGATCGGCACCCGCACCGGCCAGACCGAGGTCAAGATCGACGCCAGCGACATGGTGTTCGTCGGCTATGGCGTGGACGCGCCGGAGCAGAAGTGGAACGACTACGCAGACCAGGACTGGAAGGGCAAGACGGTGGTGATGTTCGTCAACGACCCGGGCTTCCACACCGAGGACGGCGCGTTGTTCGAAGGCAAGCGCATGACCTACTACGGGCGCTGGACCTACAAGTTCGAGGAAGCCGCGCGCAAGGGCGCGGTCGCCGCGCTGATCGTGCACGACACCCCCGGCGCCAGCTACGGCTGGGACGTGGTCAAGAACTCCTGGTCCGGCGCGCAATACGACCTGCCGGCCAAGGACGATCCGGAACCGCGCATCCCCGCGCAGGGCTGGATCACCGCGCAGACCGCCAAGCAGCTGTTCGCCGACGCCGGGCTGGATCTGGACCAGGCCTACAAGGACGCCAGCAAGCGCGGCTTCAAGCCGGTGCCGCTGAAGGCCACGCTGTCGGTGGACCTGAAGAGCACGATCTCCGAGAAGAAATCGCGCAACGTGGTCGGCGTGCTGCCCGGCGGCAGCCGCGCCGACGAAGCGGTGCTGTACATGGCGCACTGGGATCACCTGGGCAAGCACGCGGGCGAAGCCGGCGACAACATCTACAACGGCGCGGTCGACAACGCAACCGGCGTCGCCGGCATCCTCGAGGTCGCCGACGCGTTCGTGCACCAGCAGCCCAGGCCGGAGCGCTCGGTGGTGTTCCTGGCGGTGACGCTGGAAGAGTCGGGCCTGCTCGGTTCCAAGTACTACGTCGCCCACCCGACCTTCCCGTTGAACAAGATCGCCGGCGTCATCAACCTCGACGCCATGCCGGTCGCCGGCCGCGCCAAGGATCTGGTGGTCAACGGTTTCGGCAGTTCCGAACTGGAAGACCTGCTCAAGCCGATCGCCGCCGCGCAGGGCCGCGTGCTGCATGCCGAGTCGTCGCCGCAGAGCGGCTTCTACTTCCGCTCCGATCACTTCAACTTCGCCAAGGCCGGCGTGCCGGCGCTGTACATCGATGGCGGCGAAGACCTGATCGATGGCGGCCTCGATGCCGGCAAGCGCGCCTTCGAGGACTACGGCAAGCACCGCTACCACACGCCCGCCGACCAGTACGATCCGGCCACCTGGAAGCTCGATGGCGTGATGGACGACCTGCAGGCCATCTACGGCGTCGGCAAGGAACTGGCGGCAGGCGACACGTGGCCGAACTGGTATCAGGACAATCCGTTCAGGGCGGCCCGCGACAGCATGATGGGCGACGCCAAGCCGGCAACGGCCGCGCCGGGCAAATGA
- a CDS encoding NAD(P)-dependent alcohol dehydrogenase, protein MSQANGYAALASDQPLTPYAFERRANGPHDVSIEILYCGVCHSDLHTARNEWHNTQYPSVPGHEIVGRVTAVGDQVEAFKVGDLAGVGCMVDSCRHCASCADGEEQYCENGFVGTYNGPMFGGENTYGGYSDHIVVDQKYVLRIGHAEKDLAAVAPLLCAGITTYSPLSHWKVGPGKKVGIVGLGGLGHMGVKIAHAMGAHVVLFTTSAGKKDDALRLGADEVVVSKLPQQMAAHANSFDFILNTVAAAHDLDAFLALLKRDGTMTLIGVPAEPHPSPTVFNLIMKRRQLAGSLIGGIRETQEMLDFCAKHGIVSDIETIGMAQINQAYERMLKGDVKYRFVIDMASLEKAKQAA, encoded by the coding sequence ATGAGTCAAGCCAATGGATACGCCGCACTGGCGTCGGATCAACCGCTGACCCCCTATGCGTTCGAGCGCCGCGCGAATGGACCGCACGACGTCAGCATCGAGATCCTCTATTGCGGCGTCTGCCATTCCGACCTGCATACGGCGCGCAACGAATGGCACAACACCCAGTATCCGTCCGTACCCGGACATGAAATCGTCGGGCGCGTGACTGCGGTCGGCGACCAGGTCGAGGCCTTCAAGGTCGGCGACCTGGCTGGCGTCGGTTGCATGGTCGACAGCTGCCGGCATTGCGCCTCCTGCGCCGATGGCGAAGAGCAGTACTGCGAAAACGGTTTTGTCGGTACCTACAACGGTCCCATGTTCGGCGGCGAGAACACCTATGGCGGCTACTCCGACCATATCGTGGTCGACCAGAAGTACGTGCTGCGTATCGGTCACGCCGAAAAGGACCTCGCGGCGGTGGCGCCCCTGCTGTGCGCCGGCATCACCACCTATTCGCCGCTGAGCCATTGGAAGGTGGGGCCGGGCAAGAAGGTCGGCATCGTCGGCCTGGGCGGCCTGGGCCACATGGGCGTGAAGATCGCGCACGCGATGGGCGCGCATGTGGTGCTGTTCACCACCTCGGCGGGCAAGAAGGACGATGCCTTGCGTCTGGGCGCCGACGAAGTGGTGGTGTCCAAGCTGCCGCAGCAGATGGCGGCGCATGCCAACAGCTTCGACTTCATCCTCAACACTGTCGCCGCCGCGCACGACCTGGACGCGTTCCTGGCCCTGCTCAAGCGCGATGGCACGATGACGCTGATCGGTGTACCGGCCGAACCGCATCCGTCGCCGACCGTGTTCAACCTGATCATGAAGCGCCGGCAGCTGGCCGGTTCGCTGATCGGCGGCATCCGCGAGACCCAGGAGATGCTCGACTTCTGCGCGAAGCACGGCATCGTGTCGGACATCGAGACGATCGGGATGGCGCAGATCAACCAGGCCTACGAGCGCATGCTCAAGGGCGATGTGAAGTACCGCTTCGTCATCGACATGGCCAGCCTGGAGAAGGCCAAGCAGGCCGCTTGA
- a CDS encoding benzoate/H(+) symporter BenE family transporter: protein MPSTTGRSLWRDASLPALVAGFVTVLVGFASSAVIVFQAARTLGASQAQIASWMWALGLGMGITCIGLSLRYRMPVVTAWSTPGAAMLISSGGGLPLSDAIGAFVLAALLGTAAGFSGIFERMIRRIPVSLASAMLAGVLLRFGLDVFVAMQSQLGMALAMFAVYLLGRRAFPRYAVIATLAVGIAIAAGSGTLHLETAQLRLARPVWVWPTLSWQALFGIALPLFVVTMASQNLPGVAVIRASGYAVPISPTIGWIGVVNTLLAPFGAFGLNLAAITAAICMGREAQEDPQRRYMAAVFAGLFYLLIGLFGATVAALFAAFPKELVMAIAGIALFGTIGNSLAMALKDEGEREPALITFLVTASGLSLFGIGAAFWGLLAGAATALLWRRTR from the coding sequence ATGCCCTCCACTACCGGACGCTCCCTATGGCGCGACGCCTCACTGCCGGCGCTGGTCGCCGGCTTCGTCACCGTGCTGGTCGGCTTCGCCAGTTCGGCGGTGATCGTGTTCCAGGCCGCACGCACGCTGGGCGCCTCGCAGGCGCAGATCGCGTCGTGGATGTGGGCGCTGGGGCTGGGCATGGGCATCACCTGCATCGGCCTGTCGCTGCGCTACCGGATGCCGGTGGTGACGGCCTGGTCCACGCCCGGCGCGGCGATGCTGATCAGCAGCGGCGGCGGCTTGCCGCTGTCCGATGCCATCGGCGCGTTCGTGCTGGCCGCGCTGCTCGGTACCGCGGCTGGGTTCTCCGGCATCTTCGAGCGGATGATCCGGCGCATTCCGGTGTCGCTGGCCTCGGCGATGCTGGCCGGGGTGCTGCTGCGCTTCGGCCTGGACGTGTTCGTGGCGATGCAGAGCCAACTGGGCATGGCGCTGGCGATGTTCGCGGTCTACCTGCTGGGACGCCGCGCATTCCCGCGCTACGCGGTGATCGCGACGCTGGCGGTGGGCATCGCGATCGCCGCCGGCAGCGGCACGCTGCATCTGGAAACCGCGCAGCTGCGCCTGGCGCGGCCGGTATGGGTCTGGCCGACGCTGTCGTGGCAGGCGCTGTTCGGCATCGCGCTGCCGCTGTTCGTGGTGACGATGGCCTCGCAGAACCTGCCCGGCGTGGCGGTGATCCGCGCCTCCGGCTATGCGGTGCCGATCTCGCCGACGATCGGCTGGATCGGCGTGGTCAATACGCTGCTGGCGCCGTTCGGCGCCTTCGGCCTGAACCTGGCGGCGATCACCGCGGCGATCTGCATGGGCCGCGAGGCACAGGAAGATCCGCAGCGGCGCTACATGGCCGCGGTGTTCGCCGGTCTGTTCTACCTGCTGATCGGCCTGTTCGGGGCGACCGTGGCGGCGCTGTTCGCCGCGTTCCCGAAGGAACTGGTGATGGCGATCGCCGGCATCGCGCTGTTCGGCACCATCGGCAACAGCCTGGCGATGGCGCTGAAGGACGAGGGCGAGCGCGAGCCGGCGCTGATCACCTTCCTGGTCACCGCATCGGGCTTGTCGCTGTTCGGCATCGGCGCCGCGTTCTGGGGCCTGCTGGCCGGTGCGGCGACGGCGCTGCTGTGGCGGCGCACGCGCTGA
- a CDS encoding TCR/Tet family MFS transporter, with amino-acid sequence MHSSPPAARTRRAALVFIFITLLIDVLAFGVIIPVLPGLVRGFTGGDFATAAKWVGWFGFLFAALQFVGSPLQGALSDRYGRRPVILASCLGLGVDFVVMALAQSLPLLLLARVVSGVFAASFTTANAYIADITTPDKRAQAYGMIGAAFGLGFVIGPLLGGWLGSYHLRAPFWFAAALALLNFLYGLWVLPESLAPERRTPRLDWAHANPFGALRLLRSYPQVFALAAVIFLANLAHYVYPSIFVLFAEYQYQWGPKQVSWVLALVGVCSIVVNALLVARVVRRLGERGALLFGLGCGVAGFAIYSVAGSGAMFLLGVPVSALWAVAAPSAQAIVTRHVGADAQGRVQGALMSLVSLAGIVGPLLYAWVFALFIGNNAPAHLPGAPWLLAALLLAVGWVLAWRRARLPERAAAAA; translated from the coding sequence GTGCATTCCTCGCCCCCTGCTGCGCGCACGCGCCGCGCCGCCCTCGTTTTCATCTTCATTACCCTGCTGATCGATGTGCTGGCCTTCGGCGTCATCATTCCGGTGCTGCCCGGGCTGGTGCGCGGCTTCACCGGCGGCGATTTCGCCACGGCCGCCAAGTGGGTCGGCTGGTTCGGTTTCCTGTTCGCCGCGCTGCAGTTCGTCGGCTCGCCGCTGCAGGGCGCGCTGTCCGACCGCTACGGCCGGCGCCCGGTGATCCTGGCCTCGTGCCTGGGGCTGGGCGTGGACTTCGTGGTGATGGCGCTGGCGCAGAGCCTGCCGCTGCTGCTGCTGGCGCGGGTGGTGTCGGGCGTGTTCGCGGCCAGCTTCACCACCGCCAACGCCTACATCGCCGACATCACCACGCCGGACAAGCGCGCCCAGGCCTACGGCATGATCGGCGCCGCGTTCGGGCTCGGCTTCGTGATCGGGCCGCTGCTCGGCGGCTGGCTGGGCAGCTACCATCTGCGCGCGCCGTTCTGGTTCGCCGCGGCGCTGGCGCTGCTCAACTTTCTCTACGGCCTGTGGGTGCTGCCCGAATCGCTGGCGCCGGAGCGGCGCACGCCGCGCCTGGACTGGGCGCACGCCAATCCGTTCGGCGCGCTGCGGCTGCTGCGCAGCTACCCGCAGGTGTTCGCGCTGGCCGCGGTGATCTTCCTGGCCAACCTGGCGCACTACGTGTATCCGAGCATCTTCGTGCTGTTCGCCGAGTACCAATACCAGTGGGGACCGAAGCAGGTCAGCTGGGTGCTGGCCCTGGTCGGGGTGTGCAGCATCGTGGTCAACGCGCTACTGGTCGCGCGCGTGGTGCGCCGGCTCGGCGAACGCGGCGCGCTGCTGTTCGGGCTGGGCTGCGGGGTGGCCGGCTTCGCCATCTACAGCGTCGCCGGCAGCGGCGCGATGTTCCTGCTCGGGGTGCCGGTCAGCGCGCTGTGGGCGGTGGCCGCGCCGTCCGCGCAGGCGATCGTCACCCGCCACGTCGGCGCCGATGCGCAGGGCCGCGTGCAGGGCGCGTTGATGAGCCTGGTCAGCCTGGCCGGCATCGTCGGGCCGCTGCTGTACGCGTGGGTATTCGCGCTGTTCATCGGCAACAACGCCCCGGCGCATCTGCCCGGTGCGCCGTGGCTGCTGGCCGCGCTGTTGCTGGCCGTCGGCTGGGTCCTGGCCTGGCGCCGCGCGCGCCTGCCGGAGCGTGCGGCCGCTGCCGCTTAG